In Candidatus Epulonipiscium viviparus, one DNA window encodes the following:
- a CDS encoding FAD-dependent oxidoreductase, producing MKKVQFDSSIIDNSKKIANECMGEEDAFCQSSCPMNTDVKGYVKLIQSKNYPEAIKVIRQNLFLPNTLGRVCAHPCEQNCRRGTEFNNSIAIAALKRFVAEKADDESVWDLTTAEDTGKSIAIVGAGPAGAQAAINLRRNGHSVTIFEKLDVVGGMMRVGIPEYRLPREVIDFEYSYLGKLGIEIKFGVEIGKDIALTALTDQFDAVLLAHGAHLGNIIQMPGSDAEGVYAAADYLREISFTKNFAKAGKRIMVIGGGDVAMDCARSAWRIGATEVHLSSRRTFEDLRASNEEKMEAKEEGVLFYTEYNPIEILTQDNKVVGIKIQHLQSEDVKTLDVDTIIMATGQIVEDITDSALTQLKAGRYQVDLNTLATSVEKLFVAGDAALEGVRIVEAMALGKKAAISIDRFVSNRDLLDSRDLKHEWVYETKLDVPLPEKTLDLPRLHTNMRPADERKLDFEQSDLGFSEEDAIAEASRCLSCECKLCMKECIMMNDFGNCPKDIVAGLVSQELEPKLAYSCNSCDNCTVVCPKELPMKQIFIDSRKDYVNANNGESPMKGHSSIKMHQLLGFSKFFSTKIKGDEK from the coding sequence ATGAAAAAAGTTCAATTTGATTCCAGTATTATAGACAATAGCAAAAAAATTGCAAATGAATGTATGGGAGAAGAAGATGCGTTTTGCCAAAGCAGTTGCCCGATGAATACCGATGTCAAAGGATATGTGAAATTAATCCAGAGCAAAAATTATCCAGAAGCGATAAAAGTGATTCGCCAAAATTTGTTTTTACCAAATACGTTGGGTCGTGTTTGCGCACATCCTTGCGAGCAGAATTGTCGTCGAGGCACAGAGTTTAATAACTCGATAGCCATTGCGGCATTAAAGCGATTCGTTGCCGAAAAAGCTGACGATGAATCTGTATGGGATTTAACCACGGCGGAAGATACAGGCAAATCAATTGCAATAGTTGGGGCGGGACCAGCCGGTGCTCAAGCGGCAATAAATTTGCGTCGCAATGGGCATAGCGTAACCATTTTTGAAAAGTTGGATGTAGTTGGCGGAATGATGCGAGTTGGCATACCAGAATATAGATTACCTCGCGAAGTCATCGATTTTGAGTATAGCTATCTTGGAAAGCTGGGTATTGAGATTAAATTTGGAGTTGAGATTGGCAAAGATATTGCGTTAACAGCTTTGACAGATCAATTCGATGCCGTGCTGCTGGCTCATGGCGCACATTTAGGAAATATTATCCAAATGCCTGGATCTGACGCAGAGGGTGTCTATGCGGCAGCAGACTATCTCAGGGAAATCAGCTTTACCAAAAACTTTGCAAAGGCCGGAAAACGCATTATGGTTATAGGCGGTGGCGACGTTGCCATGGACTGCGCGAGATCGGCTTGGAGAATTGGAGCAACTGAAGTTCATCTATCATCTCGCAGAACTTTTGAGGATTTACGCGCTTCAAATGAAGAAAAAATGGAGGCCAAAGAAGAAGGCGTATTATTTTATACCGAGTACAATCCTATCGAAATTCTCACGCAAGATAACAAAGTTGTAGGAATCAAAATTCAGCACCTCCAAAGTGAAGATGTCAAAACTCTAGATGTTGATACCATCATTATGGCAACGGGTCAAATCGTAGAAGACATAACTGATAGTGCATTGACGCAACTCAAAGCTGGCAGATACCAAGTTGATTTAAATACTCTTGCAACATCTGTAGAAAAATTATTTGTTGCAGGAGACGCGGCATTAGAAGGGGTTAGAATCGTTGAAGCTATGGCGCTTGGCAAAAAAGCTGCAATCAGCATCGACCGTTTTGTAAGCAATAGAGATTTGCTAGATAGCAGAGATCTAAAACATGAGTGGGTATACGAAACCAAACTGGATGTGCCTTTGCCAGAGAAGACATTGGACCTACCTCGGTTGCATACAAACATGCGACCTGCAGATGAACGCAAGCTAGATTTTGAGCAATCTGACCTGGGCTTTAGCGAAGAAGATGCTATTGCGGAGGCGTCTCGCTGCCTATCTTGTGAGTGCAAACTATGTATGAAAGAGTGCATAATGATGAACGACTTTGGTAACTGTCCCAAAGATATTGTGGCCGGATTAGTAAGCCAAGAATTGGAACCTAAGTTAGCATACTCTTGCAATTCGTGCGATAACTGTACAGTAGTTTGCCCCAAAGAGCTGCCGATGAAACAAATATTTATTGACTCTCGTAAAGACTATGTTAATGCCAATAACGGGGAGTCGCCAATGAAAGGGCACAGCTCAATAAAGATGCATCAGCTGTTAGGTTTCTCAAAGTTCTTTAGCACTAAAATTAAGGGGGACGAAAAATAA
- a CDS encoding sulfurtransferase, with product MKKGIIVATALIVAAAVGGYIGWKAFFGTDKVVVDADATSEKISEYANPKAFITHDELYKLMNDESADLVIIGAINPATSNTPIEGSFTMWRSDYEAPADAYDFGGMANSTAQMEDILSSYGATPDSTIVVYAANAHHDAARLWWQITMLGHNDVRYLDGGLNAWVGADLPTGNANPKVTPSNYVAPNVNTDILANLDDVILALDSDTVILDTRTAAEEQGETVSSGAFGPGKIANAPWIEWSNALAEDTTMKPLAELEQLYGEFEDQDIITYCQSGVRSAHTLFVLTQALGYDNVKNYDGSWIEWSYEYYEKDNPATLVQNGDK from the coding sequence ATGAAAAAAGGAATTATAGTAGCAACAGCTTTGATTGTTGCCGCGGCCGTAGGTGGATACATAGGATGGAAAGCATTTTTTGGAACCGACAAAGTTGTTGTGGATGCCGATGCCACTAGTGAAAAAATTTCGGAATATGCTAATCCAAAAGCATTTATAACTCACGACGAATTGTATAAACTAATGAACGACGAATCAGCTGATTTAGTAATCATCGGAGCTATAAACCCAGCAACAAGCAATACGCCGATCGAAGGTTCTTTTACAATGTGGCGCTCGGATTATGAAGCCCCTGCCGATGCGTATGATTTTGGTGGGATGGCAAACTCAACTGCTCAAATGGAAGATATTCTATCTAGTTATGGGGCAACTCCCGATAGCACGATAGTCGTTTATGCTGCAAATGCTCATCATGATGCAGCACGTTTGTGGTGGCAAATTACCATGTTGGGTCATAATGATGTTCGCTATTTAGATGGTGGCTTAAACGCCTGGGTAGGTGCGGATCTGCCAACCGGAAACGCAAACCCCAAAGTAACGCCTAGTAATTATGTCGCTCCAAATGTAAATACCGACATCTTGGCAAATTTGGACGATGTCATTTTGGCCTTAGATTCAGATACTGTAATTTTGGATACTCGTACTGCGGCAGAAGAGCAGGGAGAAACAGTATCGAGCGGAGCATTTGGACCGGGTAAAATAGCAAATGCGCCATGGATCGAGTGGTCTAACGCACTAGCTGAAGATACAACCATGAAACCTCTAGCAGAATTGGAGCAACTTTATGGCGAATTTGAAGATCAAGACATAATTACGTATTGCCAATCAGGAGTTCGTAGTGCGCATACATTGTTTGTATTAACGCAAGCGTTGGGCTATGATAATGTAAAGAATTACGACGGCTCGTGGATAGAATGGTCGTATGAATATTATGAAAAAGATAATCCTGCAACCTTAGTTCAAAATGGAGATAAATAA
- a CDS encoding Gfo/Idh/MocA family protein encodes MLKYGMVGGSMSAFIGEVHRKAINFDPRAKLVAGCFSSDIEKNKEVQEVYEIDRIYNTYEEMASAEGARPDGIDFVSIVTPNSTHYVIAKNFLLNGISVVCEKPLCFTVEQALELESLATKNNLVFAVTYTYTGYTLARVMKEMIGNGKIGNVIAVNAEYVQDWLLDELSDPGAGQNLSVWRKDPNLSGVSNCVGDIGTHIESFVHYVTGLKIKRLLATTNTYGEQLDLNANIIVEYENGANGAYWCSQVAAGRLNDLYVRIYGDLGSLEWRQEEPDLLRYTPKGEAPRMIARGTSYIEELSANEKRVPSGHPEGLFVAFANIYRDVISDILARKAGTTFDKECSYPTVSDGVNGVKFVHAVIASANNNSSWQEI; translated from the coding sequence ATGTTAAAATATGGAATGGTAGGCGGCTCTATGAGTGCGTTTATAGGCGAAGTACACAGAAAGGCAATTAACTTTGATCCTAGGGCAAAGCTGGTAGCAGGATGTTTTAGTAGCGATATAGAAAAGAATAAGGAAGTTCAAGAAGTATATGAAATAGACCGCATTTATAATACTTATGAAGAGATGGCAAGTGCGGAGGGTGCGCGACCAGATGGAATTGATTTCGTATCGATAGTAACGCCAAACTCTACTCATTATGTAATTGCAAAAAACTTTTTGTTAAATGGAATTAGTGTTGTGTGCGAAAAGCCGTTATGCTTTACTGTTGAGCAAGCTCTCGAATTGGAATCACTGGCAACTAAAAATAATTTGGTTTTTGCAGTAACGTATACCTACACAGGATATACCCTTGCTAGGGTTATGAAAGAAATGATAGGAAATGGAAAGATAGGAAACGTTATTGCAGTAAATGCGGAGTATGTTCAAGACTGGTTGCTAGACGAATTATCTGATCCTGGAGCTGGGCAAAACTTATCAGTCTGGCGTAAAGACCCGAATCTGTCTGGAGTCTCAAATTGCGTGGGAGATATCGGAACACACATCGAAAGCTTTGTACATTATGTAACAGGACTAAAAATTAAGCGATTGCTAGCCACGACAAATACGTATGGAGAGCAGTTAGACTTGAATGCAAACATCATTGTAGAGTATGAAAACGGAGCCAACGGTGCATATTGGTGTTCTCAAGTAGCTGCAGGCAGGCTAAACGATTTATACGTGAGAATTTATGGGGATTTGGGATCACTAGAATGGAGACAAGAAGAGCCCGATCTGCTTCGATACACTCCAAAAGGCGAGGCACCTAGAATGATCGCAAGAGGAACATCGTATATAGAAGAATTAAGCGCAAATGAAAAGCGAGTTCCATCAGGGCATCCGGAAGGGTTGTTCGTAGCTTTTGCAAATATATATCGCGATGTTATTTCAGATATATTAGCAAGAAAGGCTGGCACAACCTTCGATAAGGAATGCTCTTACCCAACAGTTAGCGATGGTGTGAATGGAGTAAAATTCGTTCATGCGGTGATCGCAAGCGCAAATAATAATAGCAGTTGGCAAGAAATTTAA
- a CDS encoding sugar phosphate isomerase/epimerase family protein — MAKRLVTLCTCQWADLELDPLCKLAKEMGYDGVELACWGNNVDIEKAINDDTYIKYILDTLKKYDLQCKALATHIIGQCVGDARDVRLNNFAPAELANDAIAIREWGIDTMKKSALVAHKLGVKIITGFTGSAIWRYVYSFPQTTAEMVEKGFDEIVTLWTPILDEFKKYDIKFALEVHPGEIAFDYYSTQKLLEKFKDRPEFGLNFDPSHLIWQGVTPHIFLNDFAHRVYHVHMKDAAVTLDGRSGILGSHIDFGDLRRGWNFRSLGHGQVNFEEIIRVLNLHGYDGPLSVEWEDSGMDRIMGATEAAAFVKRIDFKPSNVKFDEAIAN, encoded by the coding sequence ATGGCAAAACGACTTGTTACGCTTTGTACTTGCCAATGGGCAGATTTGGAGTTGGATCCGTTATGTAAGTTAGCAAAAGAGATGGGTTATGACGGCGTTGAGCTTGCTTGTTGGGGCAATAATGTGGATATAGAAAAAGCAATAAACGATGACACTTATATAAAATACATTTTGGATACTCTCAAAAAATATGATCTGCAATGTAAAGCTTTGGCAACGCACATTATTGGCCAGTGCGTGGGAGATGCGCGAGATGTCCGATTGAATAACTTTGCACCAGCAGAGCTCGCAAACGACGCAATCGCAATTCGAGAGTGGGGCATTGACACGATGAAAAAGTCTGCTTTAGTTGCGCATAAACTGGGAGTAAAAATTATTACTGGATTTACTGGATCTGCGATATGGAGGTATGTATATTCGTTTCCGCAAACCACCGCTGAGATGGTGGAAAAAGGATTTGATGAAATTGTGACGTTGTGGACTCCTATTTTAGATGAATTTAAAAAATATGATATCAAGTTTGCGTTAGAAGTGCATCCTGGAGAAATTGCTTTCGACTATTATTCAACTCAAAAGTTGTTAGAAAAATTTAAAGATAGACCAGAGTTTGGACTAAACTTTGACCCGAGTCATTTGATTTGGCAGGGAGTTACGCCGCATATTTTCTTGAACGACTTTGCGCACAGAGTATATCACGTTCATATGAAAGATGCCGCAGTGACACTGGATGGGCGAAGCGGAATTTTGGGATCGCATATAGATTTTGGAGATTTAAGAAGAGGCTGGAACTTTAGGTCTTTGGGGCATGGGCAAGTAAATTTTGAAGAAATCATTCGCGTACTAAATCTTCATGGATATGATGGGCCTCTTTCTGTGGAATGGGAAGATAGCGGAATGGACCGAATTATGGGTGCCACAGAAGCGGCAGCCTTTGTAAAGCGCATAGACTTTAAACCCTCTAATGTAAAATTTGATGAGGCAATTGCAAACTAA
- a CDS encoding sulfatase has translation MNVVIIFTDQQRKSALGKVNPQYITPNLDRLANEGVLFYNGYTSNPVCTAARVCLLSGKHSSITGRYGNGKGIRDCDLQLAEVMKAAGYNTAYVGKYHLDGGGNNPVPKGQRKGIDRLMAYQCYNGFRPDPPHNNAVVFFDENDKKYRYDYHRTDVTTDLSLNYLEDLTADAKPFFMLVNYQAPHYPEQPSDQYYKLYENTTFTLPADYEEIDPYTQTFSPPSAKPIENCPDYQRYGNNIQEYLRCYAGMCTQIDTGVGKIIDLLKAKAVYDDTVIIYTSDHGDMQGSKGQKNKQLPYEGSAGVPMIIKYPNGRVNEFSDELISIIDIFNTCADIAGYQHNEDVASISVLPYLQRKVETTHDFVISEGGQNFKDNWKMIRDKRYKLITKYDYTPTELYDMQSDPNETNNLIESMAMQTVIAKLLDQLKAETIIYKEA, from the coding sequence ATGAATGTAGTTATCATTTTTACTGATCAACAACGTAAGAGTGCATTAGGTAAAGTTAATCCGCAATATATTACTCCAAATTTAGATCGCTTAGCAAATGAGGGTGTTTTATTTTATAATGGCTATACTTCGAATCCGGTTTGTACTGCCGCTCGTGTATGCTTATTATCGGGCAAGCATTCTAGCATTACAGGTCGTTATGGCAATGGCAAAGGAATTCGAGATTGCGATTTGCAGTTAGCCGAGGTGATGAAAGCTGCTGGTTATAATACAGCCTATGTTGGCAAATATCACCTAGATGGTGGCGGCAATAATCCTGTTCCAAAAGGGCAGCGAAAGGGAATCGATCGACTAATGGCTTATCAATGCTACAACGGATTTCGACCAGATCCGCCACACAACAATGCCGTAGTATTCTTTGATGAAAATGATAAAAAATACCGTTATGATTATCACCGAACAGATGTCACAACTGATTTATCGCTAAACTATCTCGAAGATTTAACTGCAGATGCCAAGCCATTTTTTATGCTCGTAAATTATCAGGCACCGCATTATCCTGAGCAGCCGTCGGATCAATATTACAAACTATATGAGAACACAACATTTACTCTGCCTGCAGATTACGAAGAAATAGATCCATATACACAAACGTTTAGTCCGCCATCTGCGAAGCCCATAGAAAATTGTCCCGATTATCAGCGATACGGCAACAACATTCAAGAGTACCTCCGATGCTATGCCGGAATGTGTACCCAAATCGATACAGGAGTTGGCAAAATTATCGACCTCTTAAAAGCAAAAGCTGTCTATGATGATACAGTAATTATCTACACATCAGACCATGGCGATATGCAAGGATCAAAGGGTCAAAAGAATAAGCAGCTTCCATACGAAGGCTCTGCAGGAGTTCCTATGATCATTAAATATCCCAATGGCAGGGTAAACGAATTTTCTGATGAGCTAATATCAATTATAGACATCTTTAATACTTGTGCAGATATAGCAGGATACCAGCATAATGAGGATGTCGCGAGCATTAGTGTGCTGCCATACTTGCAAAGAAAAGTTGAAACGACACATGATTTTGTTATATCAGAAGGAGGGCAAAATTTTAAGGATAATTGGAAGATGATTCGAGATAAGCGATATAAATTGATTACGAAATATGACTACACGCCCACTGAATTATATGATATGCAAAGTGATCCAAACGAAACAAACAATTTGATAGAAAGCATGGCCATGCAAACCGTCATTGCTAAATTATTAGATCAACTGAAAGCCGAAACAATTATTTATAAAGAGGCATAA